From Leptotrichia wadei, one genomic window encodes:
- a CDS encoding GNAT family N-acetyltransferase produces MKVVEWDKKGNIGNILIDILEADPKFSFNKKKEDIFFLCNNEDLYGYAVLSLGNIAELKKIFILPKLRNNGYGTFFLKHMINWLTNRNFDSLIVTNHKKMNNFLEKQRFIRTQDGYILNNLREGKKQEENMLFISKFAICVNIILAFLKIAAGKIFFSMSLLSDGLNSFSDLITNILVIVGLKVGSNPEDKEHPFGHGKIESVFSVIIGTFIMITAFELIKDNFSKLTSLSSESNLKITVIPIIVTILAILIKIFQLSFMKKRVKKYNNSLINSLLTDYNSDIVISVSVLAGLFLSRIHPVFDTIVGFIVSIYIIKSGYELIKENSLILLDSQDDELIEKIRSEILQFKEIENAHDFRMTTSGKDIYIFADVRMDKNKTIEEAHDITNKISKKVKHKYKNIKRLLIHIEPMYEDD; encoded by the coding sequence ATGAAAGTAGTCGAGTGGGATAAAAAAGGGAATATTGGTAATATTTTAATAGACATATTGGAGGCAGATCCAAAATTTTCTTTTAATAAGAAAAAGGAAGATATATTTTTTTTATGCAATAATGAAGATTTATACGGTTATGCAGTTCTTAGTTTAGGTAATATTGCGGAACTGAAAAAAATATTTATTTTACCGAAATTGAGAAATAATGGATATGGGACGTTTTTTTTGAAACATATGATTAATTGGCTTACAAATAGAAATTTTGATTCACTAATCGTAACTAATCATAAAAAAATGAATAATTTTCTTGAAAAACAGCGGTTTATAAGAACACAAGACGGATATATCTTGAATAATTTAAGAGAAGGAAAAAAGCAGGAAGAAAATATGCTTTTTATTTCAAAATTTGCAATTTGTGTAAATATTATTTTAGCTTTTTTAAAAATTGCAGCTGGAAAGATTTTTTTCAGCATGTCGCTACTTTCAGACGGGTTAAATTCATTTTCAGATTTGATTACAAATATTTTAGTTATTGTAGGATTAAAAGTTGGAAGCAATCCTGAAGATAAAGAGCATCCTTTTGGGCATGGAAAGATAGAGTCAGTTTTTAGTGTGATAATTGGGACATTTATAATGATAACAGCTTTTGAGCTGATAAAGGATAATTTTTCAAAATTGACATCTCTTAGCAGTGAAAGTAATTTGAAGATTACAGTTATTCCAATAATTGTAACAATTTTAGCGATATTAATAAAAATATTTCAATTGTCTTTTATGAAAAAAAGGGTAAAAAAATATAATAATTCATTAATAAATTCGTTGCTTACAGATTATAATTCAGATATTGTAATTTCTGTTTCTGTTTTAGCCGGACTGTTTTTATCAAGGATTCATCCTGTATTTGACACAATTGTAGGATTTATCGTGTCAATCTATATTATAAAAAGCGGTTATGAGCTAATAAAGGAAAATTCATTAATATTGCTGGATTCACAAGATGATGAATTAATCGAAAAAATACGTTCTGAAATATTGCAGTTTAAAGAAATTGAAAATGCACATGACTTTAGAATGACTACTTCTGGAAAAGATATTTATATATTTGCTGATGTGAGGATGGATAAAAATAAAACAATTGAAGAAGCGCATGATATTACAAATAAAATTTCCAAAAAAGTTAAACATAAATATAAAAATATAAAAAGGCTTTTGATTCATATTGAACCTATGTATGAAGATGATTAA
- a CDS encoding TIGR00341 family protein, with translation MIEKIKHEKYKILKRNIIEDSDFTKETMFILICAMIIASIGLNTNSVAVIIGAMLISPLMSPIQSIGLGLSNGNLKRVYMSLFRLGIFILISVISSTFYFLVSPINEATPQILARTSPTLWDVLIAIFGGIAGVIGKTEEDGGNVVPGVAIATALMPPLCVVGFGIAHGNPKVFLGAGYLFIINVFFIMMATLVGLIIYSGNIFEAGHKISIKKQIIFYIGSLILIVPSIYTAATLVQDIATENSLKKFISKELNNHYVFDNSINKKDKTVTLKIVGEAFKKQDIEKLEKKLEKYKLKNYKLKIQQLSNEKYLTAQDLSKYLNEEKTKENTESVALPSKNEDQAILESDLKTVENVLYKNFSNSISGVKIGKLIDTNNNENFVVLVIGNETMTDEIAEKIKNLEFNTEKKYEIIIEKNKQEKVNAISKENQK, from the coding sequence ATGATAGAAAAAATAAAACATGAGAAATATAAAATTTTAAAACGAAATATTATTGAAGATTCTGATTTTACAAAGGAAACGATGTTTATTCTTATTTGTGCAATGATTATTGCTTCGATAGGTTTAAATACAAATTCTGTTGCTGTAATTATTGGAGCTATGCTGATTTCACCATTAATGTCGCCAATTCAATCAATAGGATTGGGGCTGTCAAATGGAAATTTAAAAAGAGTCTATATGTCGCTTTTTAGGCTGGGAATTTTTATATTAATAAGTGTGATAAGTTCCACTTTTTATTTTTTAGTAAGCCCTATAAATGAAGCAACTCCGCAAATATTAGCTCGAACTTCTCCAACTTTATGGGATGTATTAATTGCAATTTTTGGTGGAATTGCAGGAGTAATTGGAAAAACGGAGGAAGATGGCGGAAATGTTGTTCCTGGAGTAGCAATTGCAACTGCATTAATGCCGCCTTTATGTGTAGTAGGATTTGGAATTGCTCATGGGAATCCCAAAGTTTTTCTTGGAGCAGGATATTTATTTATAATAAATGTATTTTTTATAATGATGGCAACATTAGTTGGTTTGATAATATATTCTGGAAATATTTTTGAAGCAGGACATAAAATTTCAATAAAAAAGCAAATAATATTTTATATAGGAAGTTTAATTTTAATTGTTCCAAGTATATATACAGCGGCAACTTTGGTTCAGGATATAGCAACTGAAAATTCATTAAAAAAATTTATTTCAAAGGAATTAAATAATCATTATGTTTTTGATAATTCTATTAATAAAAAAGATAAAACTGTTACTTTAAAAATTGTAGGAGAGGCTTTTAAAAAACAGGATATTGAAAAATTAGAAAAAAAACTGGAAAAATATAAATTGAAAAACTACAAATTAAAAATACAGCAGTTATCAAATGAAAAATATTTGACAGCACAGGACTTATCAAAATATTTAAATGAAGAAAAAACAAAAGAAAATACAGAAAGCGTTGCATTACCAAGTAAAAATGAAGATCAGGCAATTTTGGAAAGTGATTTAAAAACTGTTGAAAACGTTTTGTATAAAAATTTTTCAAATAGCATTAGTGGAGTTAAAATTGGGAAACTGATAGATACAAATAATAATGAAAACTTTGTTGTTTTAGTTATTGGAAATGAAACAATGACAGATGAAATCGCTGAAAAAATAAAAAATCTTGAGTTTAATACTGAGAAAAAATATGAAATTATTATTGAAAAAAATAAGCAAGAGAAAGTTAATGCAATATCTAAAGAAAATCAAAAATAA
- the rpmF gene encoding 50S ribosomal protein L32: MAVPKKRTSKAKRNMRRSHDSIKAPNIIVEADGSIRRPHRLNLETGVYRGRQVIANEATEAE, encoded by the coding sequence ATGGCAGTACCTAAGAAAAGAACTTCTAAAGCAAAAAGAAATATGAGAAGATCACATGATTCAATTAAAGCTCCAAATATTATTGTAGAAGCTGACGGATCAATTAGAAGACCACACAGATTAAACTTGGAAACAGGAGTTTACAGAGGTAGACAAGTAATAGCTAATGAAGCTACGGAAGCTGAATAG
- a CDS encoding beta-ketoacyl-ACP synthase III codes for MKVGILGTGSYVPEKIMTNDDLARIVDTNDEWITVRTGIKERRIADENEATSDLAFRAAEKAIEDAGIDKNEIDLVIVATMTPDYGTPSTAALVQDKLGINAAAFDLGAACTGFVYAYSAGHSFIAAGLYKKVLVIGAETMSRVVDWTDRGTCILFGDGAGAVVLGEVENGGYLASHLVADGSGASELLVPAGGTKEPVSKEKIENKDIYLKMNGREIFKFAVRVFPETVENVLEQAKITADDVDLFIPHQANIRIIESIAKRFKQPLDKFFVNLNKYGNTSAGSIPIALDEAIKEGKLKKGNKFVATGFGGGLTYGSIMVEISK; via the coding sequence ATGAAAGTTGGGATTTTAGGAACAGGATCTTATGTGCCTGAAAAGATAATGACAAATGATGATTTGGCAAGGATTGTGGATACAAATGATGAATGGATAACAGTTAGAACTGGTATCAAGGAAAGAAGAATTGCAGATGAAAATGAAGCTACATCTGATTTGGCATTTAGAGCTGCTGAAAAGGCAATTGAAGATGCGGGAATAGATAAAAATGAGATTGACTTAGTTATTGTTGCAACAATGACTCCAGATTATGGGACACCATCAACTGCGGCATTAGTTCAGGATAAATTGGGAATAAATGCGGCGGCATTTGATTTAGGTGCAGCTTGTACAGGATTTGTTTATGCCTATTCAGCTGGACATAGCTTTATTGCGGCTGGACTTTATAAAAAAGTGCTTGTTATTGGGGCAGAAACAATGTCAAGAGTAGTTGACTGGACAGACAGGGGAACTTGCATCCTGTTTGGAGATGGTGCAGGAGCTGTTGTGCTTGGAGAAGTGGAAAATGGAGGATATTTGGCAAGCCATCTTGTGGCTGACGGTTCTGGAGCAAGTGAACTTTTAGTGCCTGCTGGTGGAACTAAAGAGCCTGTATCAAAGGAAAAAATTGAAAACAAGGATATTTACTTGAAAATGAATGGAAGAGAGATATTTAAATTTGCAGTAAGAGTATTTCCAGAAACAGTTGAAAATGTGCTGGAACAGGCTAAAATTACTGCAGATGATGTTGATTTATTTATTCCGCATCAAGCAAATATTAGAATTATTGAGTCGATTGCAAAACGATTTAAGCAGCCGCTAGATAAGTTTTTTGTAAATTTGAATAAATATGGAAATACTTCGGCGGGATCAATTCCGATAGCTCTTGATGAGGCGATAAAGGAAGGAAAACTTAAAAAAGGAAATAAGTTTGTTGCTACTGGATTTGGTGGAGGACTGACTTATGGTTCGATTATGGTTGAAATTTCAAAATAA
- the fabD gene encoding ACP S-malonyltransferase: protein MAKIAFVFPGQGTQYAGMGKKLYDEVNDEDKKIIDKIFENNEDVKKVIFEGTDEEIKNTKYAQPAIALFSVVLTKLLKEKGINADFVAGHSLGEYSSLYAAGVLNEIDTLKLISKRGEIMSNANISGGMAAILGLSATDVENICNEIDGTVEAVNYNEPKQTVIAGEKEVIEKNLDLFKEKGARRALLLAVSGPFHSSLMKPVAEILKKEFENYTWNDPTTPIIANTTANILTSAEDIKNELYNQTFGPVKWVDTINKLAENGVTKIYEIGPGKVLAGLIKKINKEIEVINIENVENLSNLVD from the coding sequence ATGGCAAAAATTGCTTTTGTATTTCCAGGACAAGGGACACAGTATGCTGGAATGGGTAAAAAGTTATATGATGAAGTAAATGATGAAGATAAAAAAATAATTGATAAGATTTTTGAAAATAATGAAGATGTGAAAAAGGTTATTTTTGAAGGGACAGATGAAGAAATAAAAAATACAAAATATGCACAGCCTGCAATTGCGCTATTTTCAGTTGTCTTAACGAAATTATTAAAGGAAAAGGGAATAAATGCAGATTTTGTAGCTGGACACAGTTTAGGAGAATACAGTTCATTATATGCTGCTGGAGTTTTGAATGAAATTGATACATTAAAATTAATTTCAAAAAGAGGGGAAATCATGAGCAATGCTAATATTAGTGGTGGAATGGCTGCAATATTGGGACTTAGTGCAACAGATGTTGAAAATATCTGTAATGAAATTGATGGAACTGTGGAAGCAGTAAATTATAACGAACCAAAGCAGACTGTTATCGCTGGAGAAAAAGAAGTAATTGAAAAAAATCTCGACTTATTTAAGGAAAAAGGTGCAAGAAGAGCATTGCTGCTAGCGGTTTCAGGGCCTTTCCATTCATCATTAATGAAACCTGTTGCCGAAATTTTGAAAAAGGAATTTGAAAATTATACTTGGAACGATCCAACAACTCCAATTATTGCAAATACTACAGCAAATATTTTAACTTCAGCTGAAGATATTAAGAACGAATTATACAACCAAACATTTGGCCCAGTAAAATGGGTTGACACAATAAATAAACTGGCTGAAAATGGAGTTACAAAAATTTATGAAATCGGACCTGGAAAAGTATTGGCAGGATTGATTAAGAAAATTAATAAAGAAATTGAAGTTATTAATATTGAAAATGTTGAAAATTTATCAAATTTAGTTGACTAA
- a CDS encoding prepilin-type N-terminal cleavage/methylation domain-containing protein, with amino-acid sequence MSEVIKKEKSKIEKMKRREASRKLKEREKGFTLVEVILVVAIITIISAIAVPQVGKYLNKANRSKVIGAVAELNNTTTSWSIDHGGDSPKNLQDILTEHGNLNKLGIGLDSNGKFKIGNIEGNVVYQDGEVFAKVAAGSKAFAGEEIRK; translated from the coding sequence ATGAGTGAAGTTATAAAAAAGGAAAAAAGTAAAATTGAAAAGATGAAAAGAAGGGAGGCAAGTAGAAAATTAAAGGAAAGAGAAAAAGGGTTTACACTTGTGGAAGTGATTTTAGTAGTGGCGATCATTACGATAATATCGGCGATTGCAGTGCCACAGGTTGGGAAGTATTTGAATAAAGCTAATAGAAGCAAGGTGATCGGGGCGGTTGCAGAGCTTAATAATACGACAACTTCTTGGAGTATTGATCATGGAGGAGATTCACCTAAAAACTTGCAGGATATTTTGACAGAGCATGGAAATCTAAATAAACTTGGGATTGGGCTGGATAGCAATGGAAAATTTAAAATTGGAAATATTGAAGGAAATGTAGTTTATCAGGATGGAGAGGTTTTTGCTAAGGTTGCTGCGGGAAGTAAGGCATTTGCGGGGGAAGAAATTAGGAAGTGA
- a CDS encoding A24 family peptidase, producing MNWEIVNSVIEVVKYCIFCRIIWVDVKKRIIPEESAVILLILGLITAVQNDNLEKYYLGICAYSMPMIVLYILEDYFGKMLIGFGDVKLMMGIGGLLGYFEIEKVLNFYMILYIFSGIIAFLFLFLKKWKKYEYIPFAPFIVISYIIFRIFNK from the coding sequence ATGAATTGGGAAATAGTAAATAGCGTAATTGAAGTTGTAAAATATTGTATTTTTTGCAGAATAATTTGGGTTGATGTAAAAAAAAGAATAATTCCTGAAGAAAGTGCCGTTATTTTACTTATTTTAGGACTAATAACAGCAGTTCAAAATGACAATTTGGAAAAGTATTATTTGGGAATTTGTGCCTATTCAATGCCGATGATTGTACTTTATATTTTAGAGGATTATTTTGGAAAAATGTTAATCGGCTTTGGAGATGTAAAGCTGATGATGGGGATTGGGGGGCTTCTGGGATATTTTGAAATAGAAAAAGTGTTAAATTTTTATATGATTTTGTATATTTTTTCAGGGATTATTGCTTTTTTATTTTTATTTTTGAAAAAATGGAAAAAGTATGAGTATATTCCATTTGCACCATTTATTGTTATAAGTTATATTATTTTTAGAATTTTTAATAAGTAA
- a CDS encoding type IV pilus modification PilV family protein has protein sequence MKKNKGETLIESLISMFFVTVAIIPVSNLFLKTFQTDVKVDDLNKKNVSIENMIEIIKGKKYEEILNFSGKYEISKVDDFYNRFAVEKKYQILKNFEQRKDKKGKIQEDKINVEIKRTDGYFVNETGEREYIFEINVDKIKDYYFPDFDKNSQL, from the coding sequence ATGAAGAAAAATAAGGGAGAAACGTTAATTGAGAGTCTTATTTCAATGTTTTTTGTTACAGTTGCAATTATTCCAGTTTCAAATTTATTTTTGAAAACGTTTCAGACAGATGTGAAGGTGGATGATTTGAATAAAAAAAATGTAAGCATAGAAAATATGATTGAAATAATAAAGGGGAAAAAATATGAGGAAATATTGAATTTTAGCGGAAAATATGAGATTTCAAAAGTAGATGATTTTTATAATAGATTTGCAGTTGAAAAAAAGTATCAGATTTTAAAAAATTTTGAACAAAGGAAGGATAAAAAGGGAAAAATTCAAGAGGATAAGATAAATGTGGAAATAAAGAGGACAGATGGGTATTTTGTAAATGAAACTGGGGAAAGGGAATATATTTTTGAAATAAATGTTGATAAAATAAAGGATTATTACTTTCCTGATTTTGATAAAAATAGTCAATTATAA
- a CDS encoding prepilin-type N-terminal cleavage/methylation domain-containing protein, producing the protein MIGKIKNKKNGYLLVEILISMFIFSVLVFVISVFLKRMVIMEKAKKDSQKMYEKMYFSMDKIVLDIRNRDIQKFSYEGENNNIFVRENFIIFKLNEIFYKIEYDKGKLFVSDAENNGKFGSKVEVGKFDEAKFEKVGKLLIIRLKENNKEDVRVVKI; encoded by the coding sequence ATGATTGGGAAAATAAAAAATAAAAAAAATGGCTATTTGCTGGTGGAAATATTAATAAGCATGTTTATATTTTCTGTGCTTGTATTTGTGATTTCTGTATTTCTGAAGCGGATGGTTATTATGGAAAAGGCTAAGAAGGACAGCCAGAAAATGTATGAGAAAATGTATTTTTCGATGGATAAAATTGTTTTGGATATAAGAAATAGAGATATTCAGAAGTTTTCTTATGAAGGAGAAAATAATAATATTTTTGTCAGGGAAAATTTCATAATTTTTAAATTGAATGAAATTTTTTATAAGATTGAATATGATAAAGGAAAACTTTTTGTTTCAGATGCTGAAAATAATGGAAAGTTTGGAAGTAAGGTGGAAGTAGGGAAATTTGATGAAGCAAAGTTTGAAAAGGTGGGAAAATTGCTGATTATTCGATTAAAGGAAAATAATAAAGAAGATGTCAGAGTTGTAAAAATTTAG
- a CDS encoding type II secretion system protein GspD gives MEKKKFKFMTALILFFYFSGNNIFGAKVADYVNKSDVENAKKIFIYEVPKKVQTDNKKKINDGNKAKNNSKQGSKNSQDGHKNNNSVNKKEEDKNKGNSQNQSQNQVQQTVKEIKKKTGEVDLEYRNGKDITEALNGFFGFEVIGIDNKVIFSGDENKIEEMKKIIKSLDKEKEQVIIKGTIIDTSSNLFERLGIDWSINSDNAGANKDNLVAKFLNGEVSMASIFSKGGKFLGIDFNLLKENGDIRIEAMPTLMIMENEEGELKVTEEVLVGEKKTTKNDTEYVEPIFSEAGIVFKINPEIRRINGVKKILLKIDTEISNFRLTSSYNASSGAKQKNQTKTTITLNNGSSTFIGGLKQDVSKETIRRVPFLSKIPIIGPLFKYRRNNREVRDIYIEIEAIIQDKT, from the coding sequence ATGGAAAAGAAGAAATTTAAGTTTATGACCGCTTTAATTCTGTTTTTTTATTTTTCAGGAAATAATATTTTTGGGGCAAAAGTGGCTGACTATGTTAATAAAAGCGATGTGGAAAATGCTAAAAAAATATTTATTTATGAAGTTCCAAAGAAAGTGCAGACTGATAATAAAAAAAAGATAAATGATGGGAATAAAGCCAAAAATAATAGTAAGCAAGGTAGTAAAAATAGTCAGGATGGGCATAAAAATAATAATTCTGTTAATAAAAAGGAAGAAGATAAAAATAAAGGGAATAGTCAGAATCAAAGCCAAAATCAGGTACAGCAGACTGTAAAGGAAATAAAAAAGAAAACTGGGGAAGTTGATTTAGAATATAGAAACGGGAAAGATATTACTGAGGCGCTTAATGGATTCTTTGGATTTGAAGTGATTGGAATTGACAATAAGGTTATTTTTAGTGGGGATGAGAATAAAATTGAGGAGATGAAAAAGATTATAAAGTCGCTAGATAAGGAAAAGGAGCAGGTTATAATAAAAGGAACTATAATTGATACAAGTTCTAATTTATTTGAAAGGCTTGGAATTGATTGGAGCATAAATAGTGATAATGCGGGTGCGAATAAAGATAATTTGGTGGCAAAATTTTTGAATGGAGAGGTTTCGATGGCATCAATTTTTTCTAAAGGCGGGAAATTTTTAGGAATAGATTTTAATTTACTGAAGGAAAATGGGGATATAAGGATTGAGGCTATGCCAACACTTATGATTATGGAAAACGAAGAGGGAGAATTGAAGGTTACAGAAGAAGTCCTTGTTGGAGAAAAGAAAACTACGAAGAATGATACTGAATATGTAGAGCCGATTTTTTCTGAAGCAGGGATTGTTTTTAAAATAAATCCTGAAATTAGGAGAATTAATGGAGTGAAGAAAATTTTGCTTAAAATTGATACGGAAATAAGCAATTTTAGATTGACTTCGAGTTATAATGCTTCTTCTGGCGCTAAGCAGAAAAATCAGACTAAGACAACGATTACACTGAATAATGGCAGTTCAACTTTTATTGGAGGATTAAAGCAGGATGTAAGCAAGGAAACGATAAGAAGAGTTCCATTTTTGTCAAAAATTCCTATAATTGGTCCATTGTTTAAATATCGCAGAAATAATAGGGAAGTAAGGGATATTTATATTGAAATTGAAGCAATTATACAGGATAAAACTTAA
- the rfaE1 gene encoding D-glycero-beta-D-manno-heptose-7-phosphate kinase produces the protein MISIQRIEEIIKKFSSVKIAVIGDMMLDEYLIGKVNRISPEAPVPIVNIEKERFVLGGASNVANNLTSLEGKVFVYGVIGNDANGEKFVKELENKDVNSDGIVKDGTRPTIIKSRVLSQGQQLLRLDWEKDTDISEEIQNQLLENFEKNIENIDAVLLSDYNKGLLTKHLSKKVIEIAKKHNKRIMVDPKPQNFKNYVGATSMTPNRKEILDYFGMKKFTSEEQIAEKMAQLKDELKLDSVVLTRSEEGVSLFKTKHKRIPTVAREVYDVTGAGDTFISTFLLSICAGADLYEAGVIANMASGIVVAKIGTATATQDEILEFYKDNDNILKKI, from the coding sequence ATGATTTCAATTCAAAGGATTGAAGAGATAATAAAAAAGTTTAGCAGTGTTAAAATAGCTGTTATTGGCGATATGATGCTAGATGAGTATTTGATTGGAAAAGTAAATAGAATTTCACCAGAAGCGCCTGTTCCGATTGTAAATATAGAAAAGGAAAGATTTGTATTAGGAGGAGCTTCGAATGTGGCAAATAATTTAACTTCGCTTGAAGGGAAAGTTTTTGTTTATGGAGTTATTGGAAATGATGCGAACGGAGAAAAGTTTGTTAAGGAGCTTGAGAATAAAGATGTAAATTCTGATGGAATTGTGAAGGATGGAACACGTCCAACAATCATTAAAAGTAGAGTTTTATCTCAAGGACAGCAGTTGCTTAGATTAGATTGGGAAAAAGATACTGATATTTCAGAAGAAATTCAAAATCAGCTTTTGGAAAATTTTGAAAAAAATATCGAAAATATTGATGCGGTATTGCTTTCAGATTATAATAAAGGATTGCTTACGAAGCATTTATCTAAAAAAGTAATTGAAATAGCTAAAAAACATAATAAAAGGATAATGGTTGATCCAAAACCGCAAAATTTTAAAAATTATGTTGGAGCAACTTCAATGACTCCAAATAGAAAAGAAATTTTAGATTATTTTGGAATGAAAAAGTTTACAAGTGAAGAGCAAATTGCTGAAAAAATGGCACAGTTAAAAGATGAACTTAAATTAGACAGCGTTGTGCTTACTCGAAGTGAAGAGGGAGTTTCGTTATTTAAGACTAAACATAAGAGAATACCAACTGTAGCACGAGAAGTTTATGATGTAACAGGAGCTGGAGATACCTTTATATCGACATTCTTACTTTCAATATGTGCTGGAGCGGATTTATATGAGGCTGGGGTAATTGCAAATATGGCATCTGGAATTGTAGTGGCAAAAATAGGAACAGCTACTGCAACACAAGATGAAATATTGGAATTTTACAAGGACAATGACAATATTTTGAAAAAAATATAA
- a CDS encoding ROK family protein, translating to MAVIAAVEAGGTKFICGLGTEDGKIIDRVSIPTTTPEETMAQVIEYFKDKEFDVMGVGSFGPIDPVKGSKTYGYITKTPKPYWSDYNLIGELKKYYDVPMEFDTDVNGAALAESWWGAGENLKNVMYITVGTGIGAGAVVDGKMLQGLTHPEMGHIFLKRHKDDKFEGRCPFHKDCMEGMAAGPAIEDRWGKKGFELADRDEVWDMEAYYLAQAVVNYILILSPQKVIMGGGVMKQKQLFPLIRKYVSEFLNSYVQKEEILEKIDDFIVYPGLGDEAGFVGSIALGKVALENSKK from the coding sequence ATGGCAGTTATTGCAGCAGTTGAAGCTGGAGGAACAAAATTTATATGTGGATTGGGGACTGAAGATGGGAAAATTATTGACAGAGTAAGCATTCCAACTACAACACCTGAAGAAACTATGGCTCAAGTCATTGAATATTTTAAAGATAAGGAATTTGATGTAATGGGAGTTGGAAGTTTTGGACCAATTGATCCTGTAAAAGGTTCTAAAACTTATGGGTATATTACAAAAACTCCAAAACCTTACTGGAGTGATTATAATTTGATCGGAGAATTGAAAAAATATTATGATGTTCCGATGGAATTTGATACAGATGTAAATGGTGCGGCTCTTGCAGAAAGCTGGTGGGGTGCTGGAGAAAATCTTAAAAATGTTATGTATATTACAGTAGGAACTGGAATTGGAGCTGGAGCGGTTGTTGATGGGAAAATGCTTCAAGGATTGACTCATCCTGAAATGGGACATATATTTTTGAAAAGACATAAGGATGATAAATTTGAAGGAAGATGTCCTTTCCATAAAGACTGTATGGAAGGAATGGCAGCAGGTCCTGCGATAGAAGACAGATGGGGTAAAAAGGGTTTTGAACTTGCTGATAGAGATGAAGTTTGGGATATGGAGGCATATTATTTGGCTCAGGCTGTGGTAAATTATATTCTGATTTTATCACCACAAAAGGTAATTATGGGTGGAGGAGTTATGAAACAAAAACAGCTGTTCCCATTAATTAGAAAATATGTTTCAGAATTTTTAAACAGCTATGTTCAAAAAGAAGAAATTTTGGAAAAAATTGATGATTTTATTGTTTATCCAGGGCTTGGAGATGAAGCGGGATTCGTTGGTTCGATTGCATTAGGAAAAGTTGCATTGGAAAACAGCAAAAAATAA